One genomic window of Glycine max cultivar Williams 82 chromosome 16, Glycine_max_v4.0, whole genome shotgun sequence includes the following:
- the LOC100808342 gene encoding thaumatin-like protein 1: MSPYHGHSSQRFFIFLLILAFRGVRVTATTFTFVNKCDHTVWPGVLGKPDIGTTGFELKRGSTRSFDAPPGWSGRFWGRTGCEFDDSGHATCATGDCGSGQVNCNGAGATPPATLAEFTLGEGAPDYYDVSLVDGYNLPMMVDASGGSGSCAATGCGADLNRRCPEELRVDGGDACQSACRAFGKPEFCCSDAFNSPAACAPSMYSQIFKAACPKSYSYAYDDATSTFTCTAADYTVTFCPSSSPSLKSLMESGPGSSVEQAAVATTSWIANLATGDSTRSRSQPFSASNSAFFVAVTFIISYLVS, encoded by the exons ATGTCTCCGTATCATGGACATTCTTCTCAACGATTCTTCATTTTCCTACTcatcctcgctttcagag GGGTGAGAGTTACAGCCACAACATTCACATTCGTGAACAAGTGCGACCACACAGTGTGGCCAGGCGTTCTAGGAAAACCGGACATCGGAACAACCGGTTTCGAGCTCAAGAGAGGAAGCACGCGTAGCTTCGACGCGCCGCCGGGTTGGTCGGGGAGGTTCTGGGGCCGAACCGGCTGCGAATTCGACGACTCCGGCCACGCCACGTGCGCCACCGGCGACTGCGGATCCGGCCAGGTTAACTGCAACGGCGCCGGAGCCACGCCGCCGGCCACCCTCGCCGAGTTCACGCTCGGCGAGGGTGCCCCGGACTACTACGACGTGAGTCTCGTCGACGGCTACAACCTCCCGATGATGGTGGACGCCAGCGGCGGCTCCGGCTCCTGCGCCGCCACTGGGTGCGGCGCCGACCTGAACCGGCGGTGCCCGGAGGAGCTGAGGGTGGACGGCGGCGACGCGTGCCAGAGCGCGTGCCGCGCGTTCGGGAAGCCGGAGTTTTGCTGCAGCGACGCGTTTAATTCACCGGCGGCGTGCGCGCCGTCGATGTACTCGCAGATTTTCAAGGCTGCGTGCCCAAAATCTTATAGCTATGCGTATGATGATGCTACGAGCACTTTTACGTGCACCGCTGCTGATTACACTGTCACATTTTGTCCCTCTTCTTCTCCAAG TTTGAAGTCATTAATGGAATCGGGGCCAGGATCATCGGTGGAGCAAGCAGCAGTAGCTACTACTTCATGGATAGCCAATTTGGCCACAGGGGACTCCACAAGAAGCAGAAGCCAACCATTTTCAGCTTCCAACTCTGCATTTTTTGTGGCTGTCACTTTCATTATTTCCTATTTAGTCTCATAG